In one window of Erwinia tasmaniensis Et1/99 DNA:
- the gspG gene encoding type II secretion system major pseudopilin GspG — MEQSTARRRQQSGFTLLEIMVVIVILGILASLVIPSLMGNKDRADRQKAVSDIITLENSLDMYRLDNSRYPTTAQGLKALVTKPTAEPVPRNYRSDGYVRRLPQDPWGNDYQLANPGQHSALDIFSAGPDGTPQTADDITNWQPEAEAL, encoded by the coding sequence ATGGAACAATCAACCGCACGCCGCCGCCAGCAGAGCGGCTTCACCCTGCTGGAAATTATGGTGGTGATCGTCATTCTCGGCATTCTTGCCAGCCTGGTGATCCCCAGCCTGATGGGCAATAAGGACCGCGCCGATCGCCAGAAAGCCGTCAGCGACATTATTACCCTGGAAAACTCGCTGGACATGTACCGGCTGGATAATAGCCGCTATCCCACCACGGCACAGGGGCTGAAAGCGCTGGTCACCAAGCCCACGGCAGAACCGGTGCCGCGGAATTATCGTAGCGATGGCTACGTTCGCCGCTTGCCGCAGGATCCGTGGGGCAACGATTACCAGCTGGCCAACCCAGGCCAGCATAGCGCGCTGGATATTTTCTCTGCCGGTCCTGACGGCACGCCGCAAACCGCAGACGATATTACCAACTGGCAGCCTGAGGCCGAAGCGTTGTAA
- the gspF gene encoding type II secretion system inner membrane protein GspF, translated as MRFRYQALNQRGVKVQGETEADTPQQARQRLREQQLQPLRLRPVKSGSLRAASSSRRSLSAGERVLMTRQLATLVGAALPLEQALLALEKQTTRPAGRTMLHAIRQKVLEGASLADAVSLYPATFPPLYQAMIAAGEASGKLDNVLEQLADYSEKTQQIKSKLTQAMIYPLLLTLVAISVITILLTAVVPSVVEQFVHMKQALPLSTRLLMAISEMTRAVGLPVLLVMLLAGFCARILLRRPTQRMRWHRAKLRLPLIGRIALNLNLARYARTLSILTNSAVPLLEGMHISATVLTNLFIRQQLQLAAERVREGTTLTLALEQTTLLSPMMGHMIASGESSGELDSMLTKAADIQDSAFLGQMTLAVSLFEPLLVVVMAGVVLFIVLAILQPILQLNSLIG; from the coding sequence ATGCGCTTTCGCTATCAGGCGCTCAATCAGCGCGGCGTCAAGGTACAGGGAGAAACCGAGGCCGACACGCCGCAGCAGGCACGCCAACGGCTGCGCGAACAGCAGCTCCAGCCGCTGCGCTTGCGCCCGGTAAAATCAGGTTCACTGCGTGCTGCCTCGTCATCCCGCCGTTCGCTGTCCGCCGGCGAGCGGGTCTTAATGACACGCCAGCTGGCAACGCTGGTCGGTGCGGCCTTACCGCTGGAACAGGCGCTGCTGGCGCTGGAAAAGCAGACGACCAGGCCGGCGGGGCGCACCATGCTGCACGCCATCCGCCAGAAGGTGCTTGAAGGCGCTTCGCTGGCGGATGCCGTTAGCCTCTATCCCGCCACCTTCCCCCCTCTCTATCAGGCGATGATCGCCGCGGGCGAAGCCTCGGGGAAACTGGATAACGTGCTGGAGCAGCTGGCCGATTACAGTGAAAAAACGCAGCAGATCAAAAGTAAGCTCACCCAGGCAATGATCTATCCCCTGCTACTGACGCTGGTTGCTATCAGCGTCATTACCATTTTGCTGACGGCAGTAGTACCGAGCGTGGTCGAGCAGTTTGTGCATATGAAACAGGCGCTGCCGCTTTCTACCCGTCTGCTGATGGCCATCAGCGAGATGACGCGCGCCGTTGGCCTGCCGGTACTGCTGGTTATGCTGCTGGCGGGGTTCTGCGCCCGCATCCTGCTGCGCCGCCCGACACAGCGTATGCGCTGGCACCGGGCCAAGCTGCGGCTACCGCTTATCGGGCGTATCGCGCTGAACCTCAACCTGGCGCGCTATGCGCGTACCCTCAGTATTCTCACCAACAGCGCCGTGCCGTTGCTGGAGGGCATGCACATCAGCGCCACGGTGTTGACCAATCTGTTTATACGCCAACAGCTCCAGCTCGCCGCGGAAAGAGTACGCGAAGGCACAACCCTGACGCTGGCGCTGGAACAGACAACGCTATTGTCGCCGATGATGGGCCACATGATCGCCAGCGGTGAAAGCAGCGGCGAACTGGACAGCATGCTGACCAAAGCGGCCGATATTCAGGACAGCGCCTTTCTCGGCCAGATGACGCTGGCAGTCAGCCTGTTTGAACCCCTGCTGGTGGTGGTGATGGCGGGCGTGGTGCTGTTTATCGTCCTGGCCATTTTGCAACCGATTTTACAACTTAACAGTCTGATAGGATAA
- a CDS encoding prepilin-type N-terminal cleavage/methylation domain-containing protein, whose protein sequence is MQRHAGFTLLEVMLVLLLLSGIALLAVATLPSDSTRPEAEKLLVMMRWAAGQAPLDGAVIRLRIDPQRGDLARLVPGESKDDTLFKGYRWQPVENRLARYQLPAGLSVTLHQQGKMVKLPATLLFLPDGDQPPFTLRLSGPDMTASEIVSAEGEITLRELP, encoded by the coding sequence ATGCAGCGCCACGCCGGATTTACCCTACTGGAAGTCATGCTGGTTCTGCTGCTGTTAAGCGGTATCGCGCTGCTCGCCGTGGCGACCCTGCCGTCGGACAGTACCCGTCCCGAAGCCGAAAAACTGCTGGTGATGATGCGCTGGGCCGCTGGCCAGGCGCCGCTGGACGGGGCGGTGATCCGTTTAAGGATAGATCCACAGCGGGGTGATCTGGCACGTCTGGTGCCGGGAGAAAGCAAAGATGACACCCTTTTTAAAGGTTATCGCTGGCAACCGGTCGAAAACCGGCTGGCGCGTTATCAGCTACCGGCAGGCCTCTCTGTCACCCTCCACCAACAGGGAAAAATGGTGAAGCTGCCCGCTACGCTGCTGTTTCTTCCCGATGGTGACCAGCCGCCGTTTACCCTGCGGCTGAGCGGGCCAGACATGACGGCCAGCGAGATTGTTTCGGCTGAGGGTGAGATAACGCTGCGGGAGTTACCATGA
- a CDS encoding prepilin peptidase — protein sequence MIDSGFYWLLLALLGAATGSLLNVVTWRLPLMIGADAPPGFNLWLPASHCPGCKTTVRWRDNIPLLSWLLLRGRCRHCQRRISRRYPLTEFATLLLTLALGWLFPPGTLLLAVLLFSWLLLALVLIDAEHQLLPDALTMPLLWIGLSANLLGWLRGPGLAAAVIGAIAGYLTLALLAQGYRLLSGKDALGLGDAKLLAALGAWLGWQQLPVLLLLASISGITWVLLTHLLFRRSLNAPLPFGPFLSAAGLILLICANGYRFFWIY from the coding sequence GTGATCGATAGCGGCTTTTACTGGCTGTTATTGGCCTTGCTGGGGGCCGCAACAGGGAGCCTGCTTAACGTGGTGACCTGGCGTCTGCCGCTGATGATCGGTGCGGATGCGCCGCCGGGGTTCAACCTGTGGCTACCGGCTTCACACTGCCCGGGGTGTAAAACTACGGTGCGCTGGCGCGACAATATTCCGCTCCTGAGCTGGCTGCTGCTCAGGGGGCGCTGCCGCCATTGCCAGCGACGAATATCCCGCCGCTATCCTCTGACCGAGTTCGCTACGCTACTGCTGACGCTGGCGCTCGGCTGGCTTTTTCCCCCCGGAACCTTATTACTGGCGGTGCTGCTGTTTAGCTGGCTATTACTGGCGCTGGTATTAATTGATGCCGAACATCAGCTGCTGCCCGATGCGCTGACGATGCCGCTGTTGTGGATTGGCCTGTCGGCCAATTTACTGGGGTGGCTTCGAGGCCCCGGCCTGGCGGCGGCCGTCATCGGGGCAATCGCGGGTTATTTGACCCTGGCGCTGCTGGCGCAGGGTTATCGCCTGCTGTCAGGTAAGGACGCACTTGGGCTGGGGGATGCGAAGTTACTGGCTGCCCTGGGCGCATGGCTGGGTTGGCAGCAGCTGCCGGTGCTGCTGCTGCTGGCTTCGATTAGTGGAATAACCTGGGTGCTGTTGACCCATTTGCTGTTCCGGCGATCGCTCAATGCGCCGCTGCCATTCGGCCCCTTTCTTAGCGCCGCAGGTTTAATACTGCTGATCTGCGCGAATGGCTATAGGTTTTTCTGGATATACTGA
- the gspL gene encoding type II secretion system protein GspL — MAKKIPKNSGILCFYFSGQPRNTLCWEYRSASGEFRSGTEDDPIPGAKKDRVWLAIPAEQCLFYCVTGGKMSAEALKWQLEGTALGDVDTLHLTVLARTAQENHLVAVDPPRLQAALDAVKQRGFTPDYALPDVLMLPHGQAFRLDEQWLARTEPFSGVSVAVADLPLLAAQDSALCERVKEHETCGRLTAEAEKISLPSLLHGGFSPAVNWRNGLRSLTAALFLSGCCLSAIPLYHGWQLNLAADRFREQTLQHYQHYFPQERPAKPAQALLAHIHQKETHKPTAGLLVLLTECSALLSNIKEIPLQTLEWDAKRQQLSLHFAKVIPADNELITPEGYQLARQGDSSIIISRKP, encoded by the coding sequence ATGGCAAAAAAAATACCTAAAAACAGTGGGATACTCTGTTTTTATTTTAGCGGGCAGCCGCGCAATACGCTGTGCTGGGAATACCGCAGCGCCAGCGGAGAATTTCGCAGCGGCACGGAGGACGATCCGATCCCCGGCGCGAAGAAAGACAGGGTGTGGCTGGCGATCCCCGCCGAGCAGTGTCTGTTTTATTGCGTGACCGGCGGCAAGATGTCGGCGGAAGCGTTGAAATGGCAGCTGGAGGGGACCGCGCTGGGTGATGTCGACACATTGCATCTCACCGTGCTGGCGCGTACCGCACAGGAAAATCACCTGGTGGCCGTTGATCCTCCCAGGCTACAGGCCGCCCTTGATGCGGTTAAGCAGCGTGGTTTTACCCCAGACTACGCGCTACCAGACGTCTTAATGTTGCCACATGGCCAGGCTTTCCGCCTTGATGAGCAGTGGCTGGCGCGCACCGAACCGTTCAGCGGCGTCAGCGTAGCCGTGGCCGATCTGCCGCTGCTTGCTGCCCAAGACAGTGCGCTTTGCGAGCGCGTTAAGGAGCATGAAACGTGCGGCCGATTAACGGCAGAGGCTGAAAAAATCAGCCTGCCGTCACTGCTGCACGGTGGTTTCAGCCCTGCGGTAAACTGGCGTAACGGCTTACGTAGCCTGACCGCCGCACTGTTCCTCTCCGGATGCTGTTTGTCGGCGATCCCGCTTTATCATGGCTGGCAGCTAAACCTAGCCGCCGACCGGTTCAGAGAGCAGACGCTGCAACACTATCAGCACTATTTTCCACAGGAGCGACCGGCAAAGCCCGCACAGGCATTGCTGGCACACATACATCAGAAAGAAACCCATAAGCCCACCGCCGGCCTGCTGGTACTTCTGACGGAATGCTCGGCCCTGCTCTCAAACATCAAAGAAATCCCGCTGCAAACGCTGGAGTGGGATGCTAAACGCCAGCAGCTAAGTTTACACTTCGCCAAAGTGATACCGGCGGATAACGAGCTGATCACGCCGGAGGGCTATCAACTGGCCAGACAAGGCGACAGCAGCATTATTATTAGTAGGAAACCATGA
- the gspE gene encoding type II secretion system ATPase GspE, with protein MSQALFPFSWVQQHNVLLLPEGGSTALCFHAGSRMTAILEARRHAPEASLTLLSEEVFLQKMSDAYQQNASSTQMFETLGSEFDLDELVDGLPEDNDLLDSDDGAPVIRLINAILSEAIKEGASDIHIEPFEKKLSVRFRIDGMLRTILSPPAQLSRYLLSRIKVMAKLDIAEKRIPQDGRISLRLGGRNIDVRVSTLPSRHGERIVLRVLDKNGLTLNLADIGMSPQAEQAMNRLLKTPHGILLVTGPTGSGKSTTLYAGLKLIHSDDKNIMTIEDPVEYELEGIGQTQVNSKVDMTFARGLRAILRQDPDIVMIGEIRDGETAQIAVQASLTGHLVLSTLHTNSAFGAIERLRDMGVEPFLLANSLIGVLAQRLVRRLCPACRQPGEATAAELTHFPHSPTQCVPLWRAVGCEKCNQNGYRGRIGIYELLTIDDALRQAIGQNKSEKELSQLVNADYCSLQQDGLQKVLSGMTTLEEILRVTREAH; from the coding sequence ATGAGCCAGGCATTATTTCCGTTCAGCTGGGTGCAGCAGCATAACGTGTTGCTGCTGCCGGAGGGGGGATCCACGGCCCTGTGCTTCCATGCGGGGAGCAGAATGACGGCCATTCTGGAAGCACGCCGCCATGCACCGGAGGCCAGCCTGACGTTGCTTTCTGAAGAGGTGTTTCTCCAGAAGATGAGCGATGCTTATCAACAGAATGCCTCTTCAACGCAGATGTTTGAAACGCTGGGCAGTGAGTTCGATCTCGATGAGCTGGTGGATGGACTACCGGAGGATAACGACCTGCTCGACAGCGATGATGGCGCGCCGGTTATCCGCCTGATTAACGCCATCCTCAGTGAGGCAATCAAAGAAGGCGCTTCCGATATTCATATCGAGCCATTCGAGAAAAAGCTAAGCGTCCGCTTTCGCATCGACGGCATGCTGCGCACCATTCTGTCGCCCCCGGCACAGCTCAGTCGCTACCTGTTATCGCGTATTAAGGTGATGGCAAAGCTCGACATTGCGGAAAAACGCATACCGCAGGATGGACGTATTTCTCTGCGCCTCGGCGGCAGAAATATCGACGTGCGCGTTTCGACCCTGCCCTCGCGTCACGGGGAGCGCATCGTGCTGCGCGTGCTGGATAAAAACGGACTGACGCTGAACCTGGCCGATATCGGCATGTCACCCCAGGCGGAGCAGGCGATGAATCGCCTGCTGAAAACGCCACATGGCATTCTGCTGGTGACCGGCCCCACCGGCTCTGGGAAAAGCACCACCCTGTACGCCGGGCTTAAGCTTATCCATAGCGACGATAAAAATATCATGACCATCGAAGATCCGGTGGAGTACGAGCTGGAAGGGATCGGACAGACGCAGGTCAACAGCAAGGTTGATATGACCTTTGCCCGTGGCCTGCGCGCCATTCTGCGCCAGGACCCGGACATCGTGATGATCGGGGAGATCCGTGACGGTGAAACCGCACAGATCGCCGTTCAGGCCTCCCTTACCGGGCATCTGGTGCTCTCCACGTTACATACCAACAGCGCTTTTGGTGCCATCGAGCGCCTGCGCGATATGGGGGTTGAACCCTTCCTGCTGGCCAACTCACTGATTGGCGTACTGGCCCAGCGTCTGGTTCGCCGGCTGTGCCCCGCCTGCCGTCAGCCGGGCGAGGCTACCGCTGCTGAATTGACCCACTTCCCACACAGCCCGACTCAATGCGTACCGCTGTGGCGCGCCGTCGGCTGCGAAAAGTGCAATCAAAACGGCTATCGGGGGCGCATCGGCATCTATGAGCTGTTGACCATTGATGATGCGCTGCGCCAGGCAATCGGCCAAAACAAAAGTGAAAAGGAACTTAGCCAGCTGGTCAACGCCGACTATTGCTCTTTGCAACAGGACGGGCTGCAAAAGGTGCTTAGCGGCATGACCACGCTCGAAGAAATCCTTCGCGTCACGCGCGAGGCACATTGA
- a CDS encoding type II secretion system protein: MNKKRLNFWQSRQPRERWLLMLCLFGAIVAGSYIAREQAVAWQLRAENQLQQRQLEWQQIRQLEGRIQAVLARQPEKKPALAQLNTLLPQGLALQQTSDDTWTAASGQVSLASLLNSLVKLEQRYALQPSRLLIEQKGTQLQLVHMELNRDR; the protein is encoded by the coding sequence ATGAATAAAAAACGTCTCAACTTTTGGCAAAGCAGGCAACCCCGCGAGCGCTGGCTGCTGATGCTTTGCCTGTTCGGTGCCATCGTCGCCGGATCCTACATCGCCAGAGAACAGGCGGTAGCCTGGCAGCTGCGGGCGGAGAACCAACTGCAACAGCGTCAGCTTGAATGGCAGCAGATCCGTCAGCTGGAAGGCCGGATACAGGCGGTACTGGCCCGCCAGCCGGAAAAAAAACCTGCCCTTGCACAGCTGAATACGCTGCTGCCACAGGGCTTAGCCCTGCAACAGACATCGGACGACACCTGGACCGCGGCCAGCGGGCAGGTCTCGCTGGCATCGTTATTAAACTCACTGGTGAAGCTGGAGCAGCGCTACGCGCTGCAACCGTCGCGTTTGCTTATTGAACAAAAGGGGACTCAACTGCAGCTGGTTCATATGGAACTCAATCGTGATCGATAG
- the gspI gene encoding type II secretion system minor pseudopilin GspI produces MKQRGMTLLEVMVALAILAIAGLALMKTTGEQVRNLTLLEQKQFAYWVADNQLAERYLERTWPAQQWLYGTSVMAEQRWFWRWRGVSTSDPKIRALEIEVRSDKNSQHAIATLHSWQVKE; encoded by the coding sequence ATGAAACAGCGGGGAATGACGCTACTGGAAGTGATGGTCGCATTAGCGATCCTGGCCATCGCCGGGCTGGCATTGATGAAAACGACCGGGGAACAGGTACGCAACCTGACCCTTCTCGAGCAGAAGCAGTTTGCTTACTGGGTGGCCGACAATCAGCTGGCTGAACGTTATCTGGAGCGTACCTGGCCTGCACAGCAGTGGCTGTACGGCACCAGCGTCATGGCAGAGCAGCGCTGGTTCTGGCGCTGGCGAGGAGTCAGTACCAGCGACCCCAAAATCCGTGCGCTGGAGATTGAGGTACGTTCAGACAAAAACAGTCAGCATGCTATCGCCACCCTACACAGTTGGCAGGTAAAGGAATAA
- the gspJ gene encoding type II secretion system minor pseudopilin GspJ, with protein sequence MQKQRGFTLIEMMLALAIFALLGLMGYQILQGVMRNGELTREHVTRLEEMQRLFSLLDRDISHAMIPAQDETISGTRPAFISNRPEALLQLTRRNATLPGSTLPRSTLQAIRWRLADQQLIRETVEDNAITARFNEIEKVTLRYWSAGRWSPQWRAAFSLPQAIEVTLNTTHYGKLSRVIIVSGVD encoded by the coding sequence ATGCAGAAACAACGAGGATTCACGCTGATCGAAATGATGCTGGCGCTGGCTATCTTTGCGCTGCTCGGCCTGATGGGATATCAGATACTGCAAGGGGTCATGCGCAACGGTGAACTGACACGTGAGCACGTTACGCGGCTGGAAGAGATGCAGCGCCTGTTCTCACTGCTCGACCGCGATATCTCGCACGCCATGATCCCGGCACAGGATGAAACGATTTCAGGCACGCGGCCAGCCTTTATCAGCAACAGGCCTGAAGCCCTACTCCAGTTAACTCGCCGTAACGCGACGTTGCCCGGCTCCACGCTGCCCCGCTCAACCCTACAGGCAATCCGCTGGCGGCTGGCAGACCAGCAGCTTATACGTGAAACCGTGGAAGACAATGCGATCACCGCGCGCTTTAACGAGATTGAAAAGGTCACCCTGCGTTACTGGTCAGCGGGGAGATGGTCGCCCCAATGGCGCGCCGCATTTTCACTGCCGCAAGCGATCGAGGTGACCCTGAATACCACGCATTACGGCAAACTAAGCCGGGTCATTATCGTGAGTGGGGTAGACTGA
- the gspS gene encoding type II secretion system pilot lipoprotein GspS, with protein sequence MSIKILSTILLLPLLTLVGCQSSQSSKPAAIPVTSQLAQLSSLVASASWLKQNCHRGDIPDKVILVNKALDLAKERGWTVDRNFRQQFAQQVSTRISALDADSPSQSVKCAALNQAVVPFIQYAQK encoded by the coding sequence ATGAGTATTAAAATCCTAAGTACTATTCTATTACTGCCCTTGTTGACCTTAGTCGGCTGTCAAAGCTCACAGAGTAGTAAACCTGCCGCTATCCCGGTAACCAGCCAGCTGGCACAACTCTCTTCGCTGGTGGCTTCCGCCAGCTGGTTAAAGCAAAACTGTCACCGGGGTGATATTCCTGACAAGGTGATATTAGTGAATAAGGCGCTGGACCTTGCTAAAGAGCGCGGATGGACGGTCGACCGGAACTTCCGCCAGCAGTTTGCTCAACAGGTTTCCACGCGTATCAGTGCGCTGGACGCGGACAGCCCATCGCAGTCGGTTAAATGCGCAGCCCTGAATCAGGCAGTCGTTCCTTTTATCCAGTATGCACAAAAATAA
- the gbpA gene encoding N-acetylglucosamine-binding protein GbpA, with translation MKFNKLALAITTLLVSGSVLAHGYITTPPSRDTMCKMSKNNTEICGDQVQYNTSSIGESPKGFPGNINTPPDGKLPSGTGSAAPMSEKLNLQTADMWAKSPIKAGEYKFTWEITAPHKTTNFNYFITKQGWDANKPLTRDSFETVPFCVNEMNGVAPLLGAVSHDCVLPERTGYQVIYAAWEISDTGNTFYKVIDVDFGNAIPSEFPKSVGEINPTIDLKAGDTASVRVFEDTEKSSAGVTLKINSDAEGKKEVWSKALAELINKEYKDVRAGILNEDGTVEPAAGRNNIYAKKDSAISAIHLELETEQVAPLELEVNKLKKEYKLTDGAVKIDVTGSATPESKVTAELISKTRKQGKLETAVVGADGKFKLLLEGSNLKAGISSVVVKATTQNGAAPKQDTQNVKLTANAGGGNVEAEFTYPEGIEKYVSGTTVQQAKNGKVYQCKEGAVAGWCRIYSSSANQFEPGVGSNWQDAWNEVGAAKKAH, from the coding sequence ATGAAATTTAACAAACTCGCTCTTGCCATTACTACCTTATTAGTCAGTGGGAGTGTGTTAGCACACGGTTATATCACCACCCCTCCTTCTCGTGACACCATGTGCAAGATGTCAAAGAACAACACTGAGATCTGCGGCGACCAGGTTCAGTACAATACTTCATCGATTGGTGAATCGCCTAAAGGCTTCCCGGGTAATATCAATACGCCGCCAGATGGTAAACTTCCAAGCGGTACGGGTAGTGCTGCACCAATGAGCGAAAAACTTAACCTGCAAACTGCCGACATGTGGGCCAAAAGCCCAATTAAGGCAGGGGAGTACAAATTCACATGGGAAATTACCGCACCGCATAAAACCACCAACTTCAACTACTTTATTACCAAGCAGGGCTGGGATGCCAATAAGCCGCTGACGCGCGACTCATTTGAAACCGTGCCGTTCTGTGTGAATGAGATGAACGGAGTTGCACCATTACTGGGCGCGGTCAGCCATGACTGCGTACTGCCTGAACGTACCGGTTATCAGGTTATTTATGCCGCATGGGAAATCTCGGATACGGGTAATACCTTCTACAAAGTTATCGATGTCGACTTCGGCAACGCCATTCCTTCTGAATTTCCAAAATCAGTTGGCGAAATTAACCCAACTATCGATCTTAAAGCAGGTGACACCGCCTCTGTCCGCGTATTTGAAGACACGGAAAAGTCGAGCGCTGGCGTAACTCTGAAGATCAACAGCGATGCCGAAGGTAAAAAAGAGGTCTGGAGTAAGGCGTTGGCTGAACTGATCAACAAAGAGTATAAAGACGTGCGTGCCGGAATTCTCAACGAGGATGGCACCGTGGAACCGGCCGCTGGCAGAAACAACATTTATGCCAAGAAAGATTCCGCAATCTCGGCTATTCACCTGGAGCTTGAAACCGAACAGGTTGCGCCTCTGGAGCTGGAAGTTAACAAACTCAAAAAAGAGTACAAGCTGACTGACGGCGCGGTGAAGATCGATGTGACGGGAAGCGCAACGCCTGAGTCGAAGGTTACCGCAGAGCTTATCAGCAAAACGCGTAAACAGGGCAAACTCGAGACTGCGGTCGTGGGTGCCGATGGTAAATTTAAACTGTTGCTTGAAGGTTCCAATCTGAAAGCCGGCATTTCTTCGGTGGTTGTTAAAGCCACTACCCAGAATGGCGCTGCTCCTAAGCAGGATACCCAGAATGTGAAGCTGACCGCAAATGCGGGCGGCGGCAACGTTGAGGCAGAATTTACCTACCCTGAAGGCATTGAAAAGTACGTGTCCGGAACGACAGTGCAGCAGGCTAAAAACGGCAAAGTCTATCAGTGTAAAGAAGGTGCGGTCGCTGGCTGGTGCCGGATCTACTCTAGCAGCGCTAACCAATTTGAGCCAGGCGTAGGCTCAAACTGGCAGGACGCATGGAACGAAGTGGGCGCAGCTAAAAAAGCTCACTAA
- the gspK gene encoding type II secretion system minor pseudopilin GspK translates to MPRSQRGMAMLVVLLTIAIMALLATTANQYGMQALARAESSQAFQQSKWDLLSAERWFLNSQPLQKPQLVVRQRQFGEQLIQFELLDHQACFNLNTLLPQRVTDPALQVPPPMAHQVFVHMLSNLGMARPQAEALMQQVISLVKPDPLVNKWRLFDEISQIKRLPTVTPDLWRQLQPLLCAVPETNIAININGLTDRQLPLMRALFANTLSIKQVQSLLDSRPPQGWADLSALIKPLNMTTIGPAIALLQSVLATRSDRYELLMWSNHPTIFAALRSRIQHQDGQYRITARLHGLSE, encoded by the coding sequence ATGCCAAGATCGCAACGCGGAATGGCTATGCTGGTGGTCCTGCTGACGATCGCCATTATGGCGCTGCTGGCCACCACCGCTAACCAGTATGGCATGCAGGCATTGGCGCGTGCAGAAAGCAGCCAGGCGTTCCAACAGAGCAAATGGGATCTGTTGAGCGCTGAACGCTGGTTTCTCAACTCGCAGCCGCTGCAAAAGCCGCAGTTAGTGGTACGCCAGCGTCAGTTTGGCGAGCAGCTGATCCAATTTGAACTGCTGGACCACCAGGCATGCTTTAACCTCAATACGCTACTGCCGCAAAGGGTGACAGACCCGGCGCTACAGGTTCCACCGCCAATGGCGCATCAGGTATTTGTGCATATGCTAAGCAATCTGGGCATGGCACGACCGCAGGCTGAAGCCCTGATGCAGCAGGTGATTTCCCTCGTCAAACCCGATCCGCTAGTCAATAAATGGCGTCTGTTCGATGAAATCAGCCAGATAAAACGGCTGCCGACGGTCACGCCCGACCTTTGGCGTCAGCTGCAACCCTTACTGTGTGCGGTCCCTGAAACGAATATTGCCATCAATATTAACGGGTTGACCGACAGGCAGTTACCCCTGATGCGGGCACTGTTTGCCAATACGCTGTCAATAAAACAGGTTCAGTCCCTGCTAGATTCGCGTCCGCCACAGGGATGGGCGGATCTCAGCGCATTAATCAAACCCCTCAACATGACAACTATCGGCCCGGCTATCGCCCTGCTGCAAAGCGTGCTGGCGACCCGAAGCGATCGCTACGAGCTGCTGATGTGGAGCAACCACCCGACGATATTTGCCGCACTGCGCAGTCGTATCCAACACCAGGATGGACAATACCGGATCACCGCACGTCTTCATGGATTAAGCGAGTAA